In the Plasmodium sp. gorilla clade G2 genome assembly, chromosome: 12 genome, aacaatattaaaacctttatcatattatggaattttttttttttttttctgactTTATATATGTCtccataaataaatatttattcatatatttattgtatggtttaaaaataaagaaaaaaagattaATTTACACAACTACAGTATATAATCTTAATGCTTCAAGCTTGATAAAATAAAGCAGCTAAACAATgttgacatatatatatatatatatatatatatatatatttatgtatatattttaatttatctttCTATATATAAGCATAAGTTTGATATATAGATACTTTTTAATGAGAAaagtataatattacatttaatttttttttttttttggggggAGGGTTTCATATGTATAAAGTAGatttataaacatatgtaaatatatatatatatatatatatatatatatattttacaactttataaaaatgatctTTAAAATATACCAGTGGTCTTAAAAAGTTTagtttcatattttttcaaaataaagaattaacCTCTTACaattatgtatacataaataaatataataggtGTAAtcttgaaaataataaaaagaaaaagaaaaagaaaaagaaaaagaaaaagaaaaaaaaaaaaaaaaaaaaaaaaaaaaaaccttttatatataaccttatattttaaagaataaaatgaaaatgttttctaaatattaatttatatatatatatatatatatatatttaatttttttttttttttttcaattcatATGATAAAGTCATCACATAATTGTAGGGAAATTATAAGCTTTAAATAAGAATGTAGtgtaaagatatatatattatttgtaaatatatcataactattttttttcttcctttcTTAAATATCCTGACTTATACACacaatgttatatatataatacatatttatatatatatattttttttttataattaagaaattaaaaataaaataaaacagtataaaaaaaaaaaatcaataaaatatacatatcatGTAAACTGCTAAAAAAATAggaaattacaaaaaaatgatatatataataatagtaataaatatataaatatatattatatatatattatattatgtaaggtagtataatatatactattatataataattatttgaaataaatgaaaaaaaaaaaaaaaaatttaattatatatatattatatatataatatatatataatatatttatatatatgcttaACACCTaaattaacaaataaaattatatgattttaattatatatgtatattatatttattttatacatatatgtttttttatattttttgaaggattttttaatttttctctGATTAAAGttggattttttttttttcttttttaatgtaataaataaataaatatattatatatatatattatattatatattcctgaatttattttgaaatatataaactcgtatttttttataaagataCACTTTATCGCACacgaaataatatttttatgagtATACCAtgtaatgtaaatatatatatgttttttttttattttaaaaaaaatataaataaatatatatatatatatatgtttttttctttttctttttttttttttttttatattttattaacacattggtatttattaatattcatttaaatatttctccGCATGAATGGCATATAGAAAtggacattttttttttctttttttttattttaaatagaGAAAACAAAAGTAGGTGtgtcataatatatatatatataattatgttgaTGTAAATaccttttaataatattaattagtttaaatatattttttttttcaaaaaagaaataatttttcatatgaataaatatttgaacattttacttttatatgTGTGAATGAACaaggtataatatatttgtaaatatatatttttgtatttttttttttttttaatttttgagtttgtttttaatttttaaatcacATGTTATGATTtctgttttgtttttatcatccttttttttttttgtaaaaatatatatatatatatatatatatatatatatatattaatgtacatatataccTGTTTgctcttttcattttttttttctttaaattattctatttgttatatatatatatatataaattttgtatatattataattaagtcttttaaaattttaaatatatatatttgtagtctcattttaaaaaaaaatcgacatataaatacatacatatgtgtaatatatttgtgaGCCTACCTAAAtgcatattataaatttattttataaatatattacacatttataaattctcctttttttttttttttttttttataaattaaaagaaggagtacatattatgaataattaacaaataaatatatatgtacgagtatttttctttttctttttttttttttttttttttttttttttttcctccaCACAATGGTTTATATACACACTGTTGCAAATTCTTCTTAATGTGTTGAATTATTCagatgtatatttttttatttaatgaacatttattttaaaaccGTGTAAggaatgtaaataaaaaattttcatattttttgatttCCTTTTATGATGTGATTTATGtagatatgtatatataattgaattgaattgaatttttttttttttttttttttttttttttttatgtacgTAAAATAAGTTTAAATTTAATGAGTCTTTAAATGTGTTTTCCCCgagattaaaaaataaaaaataaaaaataaaaaataaaaaatatatatatgtatataaaataaattaatattgtatatattaaaatattaatgtgtaaaaatgttttattgaaagaaatatataaaataaaaaataagtagtttataattatatatatatgtaaatcaGAACGACAACcatagtaaaaaaaaaaatatatatatatttttttttttgtgtggaTGTACATTATTAGAAGGCTTTTAAAATTACATAAgagataaataatatatatatatatatatatatatatatatatatatatatttttatgttatagTAAAAGGTtgtgatatttttatttttttatgcttTGAATGTATGGTGGTTGATGAAGCCATATTGTCAAAAGAAagtatatagaaatatacgtgtgttattttttttattttttttattttttttttttttatttttttttatttttttattttttttttttttttctgtgaAGATGCTTAAATTTCGAAGTATCTGTACTACCTTAATTGGTGGTAaggtttataatataaatggtaAGACGATTAGAGAAGAGAAATTAATTTCTGAAGGAGCTTATTCATTTGTTTATATGGCAAAAGATCTGAACACGAATAAATCATATACTATAAAGAAGACTATATGtcaagataaagaaaaaataaacatggctaaaaaagaaatagatatattaaaaagtttACCTcctcataaaaatatagttcAATATTATGGATCAACTATTATTTCTGAGAATAATTACAAAATAGTTATTATGTTAATGGAATATTGTGAGAGAggaaatttattaaatatctttgaaaaaaataaagataagaTTAAAGAAATTcatattgtaaatatattaaaagatataattacaggtttatattttttacataatcAAGAAATTCCAATTATACATCGAGATATTAAACtcgaaaatattttatgtgaTAAAAATggtgtatataaaatttgtGACTTCTGTTCACATTCTATAAgcaattctttttttcctaATGATTTAAACAAAacagaattaaataaattaaaagaagaaattgaGAGAGATACgacattaatatatagacCTCCTGAATTAATTGATTTATATTCAAATCTTGAAATATCTTGTAAAATAGATATATGGATGCTTGgttgtatattatatctacttctttttaaaatacatccttttcaaaataataatttcttatcAATTATTAATGCTAGTTTTACTATTCCTTATTCAACAAAATATTCTAAACGAATTATCTCTATTTTGCTAATGACTCTAAATAAAAATCCAAAAAATCGAATTGATACCCCTactcttttatttattcttgaAAATTATGCAGACCTAAAAAAATGGTTTGCTTACATACCAGCAGACATCAAAAAAAGAGTTAACGaaatttttgaaaaaatgaatgaactcaatattaataataaacacaGTGATCTTATTGAGGTTAGTCATGAGAAACTAATTGATGTTAAAATATCGTCACAAAAATATGAATCCAAGGTTccaaaatgtaataataattttctgAAGTTTTTTACCACCAGTAATTTAAGTGgtgatatttttaaaaaaaaaatggtaaCTGATCAGAATAGGAAGGAAGACAAACAGGTTAAGCACAATGAAGGTGATGAAACCGAAAAAGttgcaaataataataataaaaaggatatattaaaaggtGATGAAACCGAAAAAGTTgcaattaataataataaaaaggatatattaaaaggtGAGGAAGCCAGCAAAGttgcaaataataataataaaaaggatatattaaaaggtGATGAAACCGAAAAAGttgcaaataataataataataataataataatgatatattaaatgatgagATAACCAATAATGTAGCAATTATGGATGATACTGTCAAATTAccgaatgataatattattaacaatGCAGGTAATACAATGGATAACAATAAAAACAACAAATCTGATGAAATATTAGATAATATTGTAAATTCaattgatataaaaaattccGTACCTGACCAGTCAGAAAATAAATCAACTAGCCATTCATACAATTTAATAACAATTGAATCTAAAGAAACATTAATTATTGATCATATGGATTACAATCCCGTTGGCGATAAAATGAACAtggatttttcttttcaggATACTTTATgtataaatgaaaagaaaagcATGAATAGTTTTTCTAATGATTTGAATGATATAAAAGTGGAAAGAGATATTCAAAAGGGTGATTATTCTGAAAATATTCAGgttgtaaaaaataataatgatgtgCATCAAAAGGATTTGAAAGAAGTTGATGAAGGCACCAATTTGTTAAGTCTTGATGTGTTTAATTGTGAGGAAGAAACgaatgatttaaaaaataaaaaggaaggaGATTATATAAAGCAAAATTGTAGTGATTTTATAAATCAAAATTGTAGtgattttatttattgtgaTACCCATTTAAATAACGATATAAATTTGTTTGATGTGATTcaaaataatgatttaaaaaagaaggaagagtttttaaatataaacacaaataatgagtatgataaaaatacaaCAACTTGTAGTAacgaatattataatatcgGTTTATTTTACGACCCTtggaataataatacaaaggataataatatcattggAGGTGATAATTATtgtgtaaataaaaataattttatatataacaatgaTTTGTTTTTCGACAATTATGAATTGTCTACaactaataatatagaaaagaaGAATCATGatcttaaaaataattgtatggatataaataataatatattttctaataagaattattatgaacatgtagacaaaaaagaaaaaaatatttcatatgaatataatatgaatcacCATTCcatatattcttcatataaaaatgaaaaaagatgTAATTTAAATgacataaaacaaaataacaataataataataataagaataattctAAATATATTGTATCAGACAAAAATGATAAGTTTTCAGAATTATTGGAAGAATTTCAAAAATGTTCCATTAAAtgaaatttaaaagaaaaaaatacaatgtatatttattttaaaggacagataatattttaaatacattttgaaaatttttaattcacAATGtgtttaaacatatatataaatatatgtatataattatgtatccATGTTtgatttgtttatttattcatttatttatttatttattcatttattttgtttattatattttatttttttaatgtatcaAAATGggaataattaataaatatgtaaaaataaaaaaaaataaaaaaaaataaaaaaaagcaaaCAAAACGAATAAGatgtaattataaatattatatatatatatatatatatatatatatatatgtgtatatatgttaacACATATATCGttgattattatttcatttaattttatgtatttgTGTTATCAATATAATCTTGTAATTCCTCatacaatttatatatgttatcatagttatattttgtttgtaTACATGGTATTTCTTGGAAGGGTATATTTCTTTGTGACaagattttttttatttcttcatttttgtCTTTTTGCCTTGTaagaataatatgatatttgtgtttatatttattattcaatTTATGATAGAGagttattaaaattttaagtAATGTTTCTGTTTTTGAATTTTctggaaaaaaaatatttttaaaatttaatttttttaagagTTCATAAGAGTTCTTGCCCATACATACAACATAAGAAAAGTTGTTTCCaaaattttcataaaatgataaaacgGTACTACTACTCATAAGACATATgatagaatttttttttatatgaattttatttgttctgtcatttttattataggtAACTTTTTTTGTATCGTAacaatttattctttttatattaatatgattatatatatggttaTCATTTTGAGAATAAATATGTAGATCATTAAATGATGATGTACTGATGGATGAAGAAATCcatagaatatttttatttacatgttgtttatttatatctttatcttggtttatatttacatttatatttacatttatatttttttttttgacctTTCTTTTATGAACCTTTGTATTTGTTTCCTCATTTTTttcagaaaataaaaaatctcttaattcttttttaaatatcgTCGCATTTGCTTTAGTGGGTGTAAAAACAATATTAAGATGAGTACCTATATCACGATTAATTTGTAaaaattcttcttttttaattttaaatatttgtcTTTTATTAATAGACATATTTTTGTtcgatatattataaaacattgatttattaaatttatttttcaaaatattattacatgaGTATCCAATCGAAAGGATAGGTATAtcttgtatatattttttaatataatttatttttttttcatgaccatttttacattttaaatttttatttttcatattatatataagtaatataACAACATATCTATAAATCCTAGCTGCCTCAGGTGatgtaattaaaatatacaatttgttattccatttttttataaaagaattttttgtaaaaatatgATCATTTACTATATCACACATAACATTTGGTGTTATATcctcttttatattatcattgttattttctatattatttttatttattacttttttactttttattttgtctTTATCTGTAAATTTTGAAATAAAAcaacttttatattttttcctgaCTTGTTCAGgcaaaataaaacaaaattttaaaacattgcaattattttttttaaaatataaagttgtatgaaaattatttttgtagtttattttaaatttgaGTGACAAGAATGAATTGaagaatatacaaaaaagtAGGATAAGATGCTTTATCACAAGATGGTATTTCATAagagtattaaaaaaattgaatacAGATTGCctattcaaatattttacataaaaaataaaatatatatatatatattgaaaataatatattatgtgtgagtatattaaaaaaataaaacaaaattatgatattaaaaataaaaatataataatatgtataatataataatatgtataatataataatatgtataatattatatatgtgtgcaCGTGCCAAATATTTACaacattaataataatttttttttgatacttaaaaaaaaaaaaaaaaaaatatatttatagatacatattctatatttttaatacaaaCATTGTGTGatatgtattaaaatattattggaAGTTATATGTAtctctaaaaaaaaaaaataaataaaatacaaacaataaatataaatattaatataaatattaatataaatattaatataaatatcatttagtatatacatatatatatatttcatattttaacatgttgttgaaaaaaaattatttattgttttCAGTAAAGGCTCTGCAAAACAGTGATAATTTGTAATTAATGATTCATTTTgctcaaaaatattttgaggTTTAAATTTTAAATGCTTCACATTAGATGATAGAACAtccattttatttgtatgcataatatttatatcatgtAATTGTTGCatagataaatatttatgtataggCAAATTTAAATGGttaatatcatttttgttgtttttattataatgttgtatatattttgagTTTTTGATATCTTTggtttttttgtttcttttttgaataatataatttttaatttttttaatataatcatcattttgttgtatgaatattttaaaataatgtttAATATTTGAGAAAATCATTTTGAGACGAAAAGAATGTCCAGGTATCCATATgacattattaaaattttgtaTCTTTATTAAATCATGTGGTGTAATAGATAATAATGTTTCAAAAGAATCATATCcactattaaaaaaatgataaataatttCTGAATTAATTTTAAGTTGTCTGAAGAATTCTacaattattaatttctcagctaataatattttacattCAAACCACAAATGAGCAAACAGACCTATATATGATGGAAaatttttacataaaaaattcattagaagaatatatatattatcattattatgaatattttttttcatcatattttttataatatgaaaaaaatattttaattcatttttattagcTTTTAATGttggtatatatttttttgaattaaaaaaattattataataattttgttcatttttttttaaacatatcaTTTCACAattacatttttctttttttttatttatatattcaaaattatctttttcgttatatatatgtaaatctgatttatttttatatattttatcagccttgtatttattttcttctacatCTTTATTATAAAGTGAATTGTTTtggtttttatatatatttttttttatttttgtttcattATGTATTTCattcttcttatttttttcttttacattttcttttttataaatgaattttttattatcttctacAACCTTTAGCACTGTCTGTGGTTTATATTCGTTTATCAAATTCTTaggataataaaatttttgaaGTGTTGCATAATGCATTTTGAATTTTTCATACACACAAATGAAgacatataaaagaataaataaataaaaataaaaatatatatatatatatatatatatatatttttatatgtatgttttatataatgatgatgttgaagaaacaaaaatgaatattattaaaaaattcgaaaaattcaaaaaaatcaAACAATTCAAATAATTCGTATAAGCTAATAAACGCAGACCAACATTTCTCACTcatctaaaaaataaaaatatataaataaatataaatatatatatatatatatatatatatgtgtgtttacttatgcatatatttttcctttttgttCTATACGTTTGTGTTGTCAGTCTGAACAAATTTATAAAGttgcatatattttatatttcatatatatatatttatttatttatatgtttattattttgatgtaATAatttgtgaaaaaaaaagaattattttatatactatatatatatttttttttttttttcaaaattttctACAACAACTaaatagtaaaaataaaataaaataatgaaaaattaaaaaaacaaaaaaataataaaataataaaataataaaatttatagtACACATGTATTTGGTGCATgttgttaataaaaatattttatttatgataaacaaaattttttcataaaaatacaaaaataaaggaattatataattctttatttttactttttaacATTTTGTTGTTTCAAAGaattatcttttaaattatatacaccaaaaaaaataaaataaaaaataaaaataaataaaaataaataaataaataaaggtaattttttatttctttctaTAACAATATTGTGggtaaacaaaatatatatatatatatatatatatatttttgttcatttatttttcctttgttttaaaacatttgtaaatattaataagtaGGAGGAATTTACTATATTATCTCTTATCTAAATagtcaaataatataaatttttatataagacaaggataattaaaaaaataaaacataacaatagcatatatatatatatatatatatatatatatatatatatatatatatatatataaatatatatttaatgttttATGTCTTTTATACaactaaaaaaatatgcacCATCTCATTTTACAAtccttatattattatgataaaaaattattacgtttttaatttttactcttaaaaaatatttcttatatttcttatatttcttatatttcttataatttcttataatttcttttttttttttttttttttttttttttttttctttgattaaaatttaaaataaaagtatgCGGTGTGTAATTACATGTAGGGTGCTCCAATTGTTTTCCTCAAAATCTTTTATCAagtttcattattttttaaaaagtttttttataattatgaataaaaaataaatataagaatatgaaaatatcGTAACAATGTTAAATATACaagcatataaataatatatatatatataaatatttttatttctattttcttattgttattaaaaaGTCTGGGGTTGTTTAAAAATAACTTTAagacacatatatatatatatatatgtgtgtgtttaTGTGATCTTTTAAGTATCAAAAAATttagttataaaaaaaaaaaaaaaaaaaaaaaaatgaatactttttatattttctttttatttgtgTTGACATCATGCTTCGTAAAAGGTGATTTGCCTATACATGCTCTTATGGTaagacataaaaaaaaaaatatatacataaaagacaaaaaatatatatatatatatatataataagttaATTTTGTGCTACTTAAATAAACTTTTGGTTTTATTACTTCTAGTAAGAGAATGTTTTGTCTGTACacgtttttataatatttctttatttcatttatttttttcaaaaaaaaaaaaaaaaaagggagaTGTATCAGgaatatggaaaataaaacaaacaaGAAAAATGAGCCAAAAGCCTGAACATTGTGGTGGGAGTATACCCAATAGAAATTTGGATAACTTAAAGCCATGtattgaaagaaaaaaataaatgatatatatatatatatatttttgacaGTAAATAATTCCTatgagaatataaatataatatatatatatatatatatatgtatttatttatttttattttttctagcCATAAGAAATTATGAAAGATTTTTGGAGAATGAATATGGGAACCTAGAGACAAAGATTATAAACTTAACACTggaaaaagtaaaaataattaatcaAGAAAAACCAAGAGATAAATGGACATATCTTTCTGTGAGAGATTATGAAAAGAATGAAATTATTGGTACTTGgtaataaaacaataatattgatatatgcatatatacatatatatatatatatatatatatattgattaattcatattttaaaatatctgtgtctttattttttatactgAAAATTAAAAGGACCATGGTATATGACGAGGGCTTTGAAATAAGATTGAATGGAAGTAAATATTTCGGTACTAACATTTAtaaggatataaaaaatatatatattaatatatacatatatatatatatatatatatatatatatttttctatatagctttttttaaatatgaaagaaaatCAAATGCACACTGTCCTACCTCAATTGAAGGCAagcattaaaaaaaaaacatatatatgaaaaatatacatatatatatatatatatataaaatcatgaaaataaagtgcttgttttatttattgtttctatttcttgtattatattttgtaccCCTTTGTTTTAttgaaatgaaaaattatatttataaaataaagtatatttctttaaatacATGGGAACatattaaaacatttatTGAAAagtatattgatatatttagACAAAAGTTATAATGATAGAGATTGCTACAAAACCAATCCGACACAAACACATATTGGATGGATACTGGATGAAAAagttaatgaaaataaaaatgaaaaaaaatttcaatgGGGATGTTTTTATGCAGAGAAGAAAGAAAGTGCTCCTGTGTCTTCCTTTGTTCTTCATAATGGGAGGGAAAATAAATCGAATCTAAAAGACAggcataaaaaaataaacatataaatatatacatatatatatatatatatttatatatatgtgcataaTCATTCTCTATGTTCGTTAGTCA is a window encoding:
- a CDS encoding serine/threonine protein kinase, putative → MLKFRSICTTLIGGKVYNINGKTIREEKLISEGAYSFVYMAKDLNTNKSYTIKKTICQDKEKINMAKKEIDILKSLPPHKNIVQYYGSTIISENNYKIVIMLMEYCERGNLLNIFEKNKDKIKEIHIVNILKDIITGLYFLHNQEIPIIHRDIKLENILCDKNGVYKICDFCSHSISNSFFPNDLNKTELNKLKEEIERDTTLIYRPPELIDLYSNLEISCKIDIWMLGCILYLLLFKIHPFQNNNFLSIINASFTIPYSTKYSKRIISILLMTLNKNPKNRIDTPTLLFILENYADLKKWFAYIPADIKKRVNEIFEKMNELNINNKHSDLIEVSHEKLIDVKISSQKYESKVPKCNNNFLKFFTTSNLSGDIFKKKMVTDQNRKEDKQVKHNEGDETEKVANNNNKKDILKGDETEKVAINNNKKDILKGEEASKVANNNNKKDILKGDETEKVANNNNNNNNNDILNDEITNNVAIMDDTVKLPNDNIINNAGNTMDNNKNNKSDEILDNIVNSIDIKNSVPDQSENKSTSHSYNLITIESKETLIIDHMDYNPVGDKMNMDFSFQDTLCINEKKSMNSFSNDLNDIKVERDIQKGDYSENIQVVKNNNDVHQKDLKEVDEGTNLLSLDVFNCEEETNDLKNKKEGDYIKQNCSDFINQNCSDFIYCDTHLNNDINLFDVIQNNDLKKKEEFLNINTNNEYDKNTTTCSNEYYNIGLFYDPWNNNTKDNNIIGGDNYCVNKNNFIYNNDLFFDNYELSTTNNIEKKNHDLKNNCMDINNNIFSNKNYYEHVDKKEKNISYEYNMNHHSIYSSYKNEKRCNLNDIKQNNNNNNNKNNSKYIVSDKNDKFSELLEEFQKCSIK